Part of the Bifidobacterium crudilactis genome is shown below.
CGTTGTGCACCACACCGCGGGTGTTGATACGCTGCATTTTCAGGTGAGGTAGAAAACGCCAAGCCGACCATACCTGCCGATAATCCTCCTGCGACACCAACGTCACGAAATTCACGTCATGATAAGAATGGAAAAAGGCTATCTGCAGCAACAGGTTGGCTACAGCCGTTGTCGTGACTTGATCGCTTCCCACCAGACCGAGCGTGGTGTCAGCCAGATCGACGGCGATCGGAGCGTCATGCTGGACGGCGAAGCGAGCAGCGATGTTTCGCGCACGATTATCGGCATGCGAGTCCAATTCGAGACCGGAATTCGTATTCGTCTGCACGTTCAGCCCGCTTGGCACGTCACCCTGCCCGAAGGAGACCCTGAGAAAGTCCTTGCTGTTCAGCATCCTCTCATAGGTCCGTATATCATACTGGCGAATCATGGTCTGGATGTGCGCGGGCGACGGATACCTGTAATCGAGCACAAACCGTTCCCGGTCATGCAGTCGTTGCAATCCCGCGACGGTGCTCAGCAGATACTGATCGTAGTTGCGGCTCATATCCGCGTTGTGGGCACGCGTTTCCTTCTTGTCGGCAAAATATTGGGTACAGGTGAATACCGCGGTCACGAGACTCACAAAACCCATGCCCATCATCATGAGCGGGTCACGACCGGAGAACACGCTCATCGCGACACTTGCCGCGACCATGGCCAACGGCGGAAGAATGCTTTTCAGCAGCCCGTTCCTGTCAAAGGACGTCGCACGGGGCATCGAATTCACCGTGATCTTATCTGTTGGCACTTCGAGATTCACCCGCGGAGAGCGCAGATAATCAGGAAAGTCGGACGGCACCACATTATGCTCGTGCTGTTCCAACACCGTCTGTGCATTGATGTTGAGTGCACCATCGAAGGAAGACAGTCTCCACTGGTCCTCCCTTCGTTCCAGCAGAAAGTCGGGAGTCAACACCCTGGTCCCCACGGGGCAATCGGTCAACACCACATGATCCTCGATGCTGTCGTCATTGAGATAGGTGAAACGGCTACCCGCATACACAACGAGAGCACTACCATGCACGATGACCTTCGAATCGTCCCCGGTACGAACGTCCGCCTCCGCTTCATTGCCGAAGAGCACGTCATCATCGGGGTTGAAGACCACGTACTGCGTGCTTACTCGCGCCATATCGGCGATCAGGAGAGCGTGGCCCTCCACATCCACCACTCCTGAGGACACCTGGGTTCCGTCTATCTCCAATCCATCTGCGGTTGCCGAGCATCTCAATCCGGCGACATCTGCCGAAGGGTGATCACGCGTCAACGCGATTCTGCGAAGCGTGCTCTCAAGAAGGAACACGGCGAACAGGAGCTTTCCCGACTGCACCCTGTTATCGATACGCTTAGCCGATGCCATAGCAACTACCTTTCTCACCGCTCCACGGCAAGCTGTCACTGAGCCGATGAATCCTTGGACCCACTCACCTTGGCGGTGAGATCGTTGATCTTCTTCTCCAGATCGCTCAAGGTTTTCTGTTTGGTGGCGCCATCCATGCTGCCGTCAAGCTTGGCCACCTGATACTGGTTGATATAGGCGAGAAGCGTGAGCTGGTCATCACCAAGATTCTGCGCCAGATTCAGCGCATGGGCAAAGTCGCCACGACCCGTATACACCCAGTAATTCAAGGTATTGTCGTCGGTTTTCGGAGATAGTGTGTGGAGCAGCGTCTGCTTCTGCGTCATGGTGAGATCGGCGAGATTGATCGCACTCGCCGCTAGTATGTACCGTGCCGATTTGGGAAGTTGCGAAGGTGCATACCCTTGAAGGTCATGCTGGGTTTGATCGTAACTCTGGTTCAGAAAATCCTCGTGTGCGCTGATTACCGCCTCCTGAAGTGGGATGGTGGTGCTGTATGCCCGGAACGTACACCATCCGAAAACCAATGAAAGAAGCACGGCAACCACGGACACCGCCACCGTGGCAATCATCGCTTTCTTATTCACCAAACTCTTCGAGGACCGCTGATCGCGTATTGCTTCTACGAGGCGTGCATCTATGAAATCGCGCAACTCTGCAAGCGATGTACACTCCAGTACCTTCGAGGACAAATCATCCTGCACCGCCCCTGCCGCAACGGTCAGCTCGCTGAATACGGTGTCGGGATGAAACACACTCAGGACCAAGGCTTTCACCTGGCTCAAATATTGGTCATCGGTGCATGTCTGAGGTGTCACCAGATGCAACAGGCCGTGATAGGCGAGGATCGCGCTGCCACCAACGATGTATATGTTCTGTGGATGGAGAAAAGCCAAGACGAATTTATGCTCCGCGTTGGCCGCGCAGGAAAGCACCTGCTGGGCCAGTTGAAGTCGCTGCACCGGGGTCGATGCCTGATGCGCCGCCTGCGTCAGGCTGATGGACTCCGGTGGGACGGCGCAGGTGACTCGCGCGGCGAACTCGTGGTCGTCGCCGAGTTCCATGTTCATGTATTGCGTGATGGTATCAAGGGAGTGCACATCGAATTGCGCGCTCGTCAAGCGTACGACGATCGTGTCCGCATCACGTTCGAGATCGACGGTGTCGGCACCATTCGAGATTTTCATTGCTTCCTCTCCTGCATATTTGGCTCGACAACGAACATATCGCCATCGGCAACCGCAAAATCACTGACCCAATCACTGGATTCCAAGGAAAAATCCTTCTGCTCTATCTTGAGTTCCCACGGCGAAGGCACCACCACGCCCTCTTCACGCAGGCTCTGCACAATAAGCGTTCCGAGACGCCCGAAAGTAACTTCTCGAGGAACCCGCATGTCGAATTGTTCATCTTGCACCTCAACGGATATGTCGATGTGGCTTGTATCACTCATAGCGTCTCCTCGCTCGTCGCCGACCCAGATATCCGCCCACCATCAGTGCTCCCGCAGCCAACCCGAGACCCGACAGGGCAAATACCCAGACTCCGGAACCTGAATCCTGCCGCACAGATATGGAGTGCGATGCAGCAGCATCCGACTGCTCATAATCGCGAAACAGACTTTGGCGAACCTGATCGAGAGCAGACTCATCCGTCGGACGGCTCGCCGTGGTCGAGAATTGAATGGTGTGCCTGAATGTTTGCGCTTGAAGCCCTTCGTGCCGTTGACGTGCGGCGAGGTCATTCAACTCGGGCGAGAAGAGGAGGACTGTAATCGGGAAGCTTCTGTCTCCTCCGACGTTGAGTTGCGCATTCTGCAATGCGTTGGTGTTCAGCGACAGACCACCGTCACCGGCACCATCAGGAGTCGGTTGATTTTCCGTGCCGGAAGTCGTTGCGAACGCGACCGGCCCGATCACACTCGACACCACGACGAATGCCAGGGCGGAAAAGGCGGCGGCCAAGCAACGCTTGCCACACAACAGACAGTTGACCTTGCTGATAAGAAGCCTCCCCCACCCCATGCAACACGCCCAACAATACCGCGCTCAACCGAATCTCTCCAAACGCAATCTGCACTTACTTTTCAACACCGTCAGCAGGCGCACGAGCGCCCCGAATGATGCAATGCGTCGCATTCAAGCGATAGGTTAGTGACAGAAGGGTTTAAGCCAGGCGGGGGAATCACATGAAATTTGGCAACAACACCAGTAATCGTATTTCAGGCCTCGGCAACGGCCCCTCCAAGAAACCGCACATTCGTCTACCTCTCGCAGGAACCGTTCTCCTGGTTCTCGCCATCGGGCTGCTTGCTGCGATGACGCTGACGGGCAGCAATGGGAACGGGCAAACATACAACCACCCGACCATCGCCTTGGTCAATGAAGACACCGGGGGAAAATTCAATAACGCCACATATGACTTCGGTGAGCAGTTCGCGCACGTCGTGCAGGATGACAGCACCTACCAGTGGCAGATGGTCTCCCGCAACGTTGCGGATAAGGCATTCGCCGACGGCAGCATACAAGGCGTCGTATATCTGCCCCAATCGTTCTCACACGATATTCTCACGCTGCAGGATCTCAATCCCACCAAATCACGTGTCGACTACAAGGTCTCAGCCGATCAGTCGGTCTCGTCTCGCAACACCGTACAGTCCAAACTCAACAACACCTTGCGCGACTTCAACACTCGTGTGGTGCGTATGTACTATGCAAGCGTCGCCGGGAGCGTGGCCGACGCACAGACCAATATGACCACCGTGGTGAACGACCAGCATGCTTTGACCGACACCATGAAGAATGACATCAGCACGCCGCTATCCACCACCGTCAAGGCATATCAAGGCGCCTCCATCCAAACCACCGGATTGCGGGACATGAACAGGTCCTGGATCAATCAGCAGAACGGCTTCACACAGGCGACCACGCAGACGCTTCAAAGCTCCGCCAGCACAATGTCAGCCGAGCTCCCCCAGGTGACCTCTTTCTTCGACACATGGAACGCATCACAGGCATTACTGAACTCTACGAATCTTTCCAACGCAAACACAGCCCTCTCCCAACAGCACTCAGCAGATGGGGAGTTCTACGAGAACGCCTTCAATGCATCCACGCAGAATCTGCTTGCGGGGAACCAACAGTGGTCGGGTTTCAGCAACGACAACGACCCGAACTCACTGACGTCGATCACCAATGCCTACAACACGGCAATCCACACCACCACCGAGAGGCTACAGCAGCAATCATGCACCCTGGAATCCTCGGATGGATGCGCGAATACCACTGATTCCGGCATGATTCCAAATCTGCGGGCATTGGAGCAGCAGATTCTCCACGAATACTTCTATCCAGAGACCCCAGCCGATCAACTCCCCCTCATCAACAGCCAGAGCGAACTCGACGACCTTGCCAACACACGACAATCAGATTCCACAACGCCATCGCAGACCAACCAGAAGGCGCGAAGCGCATTAGCCGCAAAACTGACCCACTCGCTCAACACTCATGACAACACCGTCAACACCACCTATGTGAACAATCTTGAGCAATCCGTGTGCTCGACACTCGGTTCATCGGACGATGTCACCGTACGACAGCAGGCGCACGAGCTCTTCGCCGGTCTCAACGGTTCAAGTCTCAGTCAGGACAAAATCGATCGATACAACGACGAGCTCTCACTACTTCTGCGTTACCGTAGCTCGCAGCGAATCTGCGCGGATTCACCTGCAACCGACCTGCCGAAACTCATCCCCGCGACCACGAACAACACCGGCGAAGCACGGCAGATCTCGAAACATGTGGATGTCACCGTGCCGGCGAACAGCACCACCACCATCACGGTCGACAACCCGTCATCAACCGTGATCCAGGTGATCGGTCCACAATCAGCGGCGGACCTGGGATGCTCCATGACCTGCGACAATCTTCAATTCACACCGGCGAACGCTCAAGCATCAACCCAGACGGCACTCACCATCGTCAATACAGGTGAAAGCAACACAGGCAACACCCCCAATCAGATATCGGCAAATGGCAGCGATACGCTGAAGCTCAGCCTCAATTACACCATCACCGTTCCAGCAGATGCACCGCAGAGCGTCCTGACCTTCACCCAGAACAACCGCACGCCAACCACACAACAGCAACCGATGCAAAGCTATGTGATCATCGAGCCCACCACAGCGGCAAAGGAAACGAATGTCTGGGATAGCAGCAACTTCGCTCCTGTCACGCAACTGCTCAGCAATCTCGACACCGCGACCAGCCTGACACGGGTGCTCTATGCGGCACCCGGCGACACCGCGACGGACTTCACCAACACTCCAAGTCAGGCATGCACCACCGGTGGTACCGTCAATCAGTTCAACGACCACTCATGCAAGTCGATATACAACCTCTACAACACCGTCGACGGATTCAGCCTGAGTGCGCAGCTCGGTCAGCAGGACGTGGACAGCTACCAACAGCTCGGTGCGTCCACCCTCTCCAGCATCTTCACCACACTGAATCAGGCAACGCAGGCTCAAGACACACTGCGCAATGCCGTCACCACGCTCAACACGACGATTAGCGACACCGACGGCACACAGAGCAAACTCGACGACTGGTACCAGAAAGCGCTTCAATACATTTCCGACAGCGACTCAGCATGGAAGCAGCAGCAATCCGCGCAGAACGTAGCCAGCTCACAGATATGGAACAATCAGCAGCCCGGAAAAGCCGAAATCTACTACGACGACACCAATACCAGCGACCTGTACAACACCATCAGCCAACTCATCGACAGCTCGTCGCAAAGCGCTTCTCAAACCGCTGCGAATGCACAGCTCATCACCGACAACTCAGCTGATTTCGACAGTCTTGTGAAAACCATCAACGACACCACCACCGCGACCAGCACGATTCAAACCACGACGAACAAAACCCTCGATCAGGCAACCAAGTCCCTCAACCAGACAACGGACTATTCCAACAACTTCTCACGGATACTCGCGAATACGAGGAATCCTGCAACCGACAAAAACGCCATATACGACTTCCTCACCAACCCGCTCGCCATCAATAACCAAAGCAGCGGGCAGCATGACTCCTGGCTTTCGATCGACTGGCGTTGGCCGCTCATCCTGGTCATCGGCATGTTGATCGGAGCACTTGGACTCTGGAGCATCAACGCGCTCAAAAGGAACAAACAGGACCGTCGGCATTAGGCGATGCTGCGCAAGCAAACCGGAGTGGACCTAGCACCGCAGGACGCGACACCGTCAGGCCCACTGCCTGAGAGGGAACAGTAGCGGACCGGCAATCCCGGTCGAGCGCACCGCAACGCACTATATCGAAGCGCAGGTGCCGGTCGGCCACTGTCTGTTCCTACATCACCAAGCTCGCATCCATGTGCATCGTGTGATTAGCACGGTGCCATTCACCGTGGAATTGACACTGTGCCATTCATACAGGGCCATTCATACAGGGCCATCACCACATATTCGCTGCGCTCAGTGGGCCAGCATCTCCTCCACCACTTGTTCAGTGTTCAGACTGGCGGGATAGAAGGTGGGCCAGTTATCCATCTCCTTGATGGCCTGTTCCTGACTGTCGTCCATGAAAATGTGGAAATGCGCTGATTTCTCGGCACTGATTCCATGATCCGAGAACTGCACGGCTTTCGGAGCCCCCTTGGGAAGGTCTCCGCTTGCCGTGAAGAGATAGCGGACGCCTCTGTTGCCCTTGGTGTAGTCGAGTATACGATAGCCGGAATATTCGTAGGTCGCGGTCACACTCGCGCTGCCACGAACGAAGGTGATGCTGTCGCCGGTGATGGTAATGCTTTCCACATCGCTTGCATATCCCTTGTCGTAATACCTGGTGTACTCGTCGACGGTCATATCTCCTGTTTTGGCCTTGGCCTCCATCACAGGCTTCAGGCTGCCATTCTTGAGCAGTGGGTACACCGACTGCCATTCGTTGGCGTAATCGGCAAGCGAGCGGTCCTTCACCTCCTGCGTGAGGAACCATCCGTTGTATACATCGTTCGCCAGCACCTGATGAGTGATTGTGGTCAGCCAAGCCAGCAGCGTGTCGTGCCGTTCCGGAAGTTGCTCTGTGACGGAGATGATCGTCTTGTCGCTGTTCTTGGCCGCATCGTCGAGTTTCTCGGCGAACCCGCTCATCGCCTGGGGGTTGACGATCAGCAGATCGGTGGTGTCCGATGACACCTGCGCCATAGCCTCGTTCAAATCGGCCGCAGTGGGTTCAGCCTCGCTGTTCATCGACTTCGTGTAGGCAGCCGGCGTATTGTCCACAGCCCCGACGTATTCCAGCAGGTAGCTGATGATCGACTCTGTGGCGACGTAGCGTCGCTGGATTCCTTCACTACGCGCCTTGTTCACCAATGCCACGAACTCAGCATAGTCGGCATTCCACGTGTTCGCGTGCCGTTGCACTGTGGCGGCGGTATCGCTCTCCTTCCCTGCCGTAGCCTGATAAGCGTCGACGATGCTCCCGGAAGCTTTCAGCACCGCCTCAGGACTGAACCAGAGATGCGGATTGGTGGAACCGTGATGATGATGCCCGTTCTCTTCGTGCTCCTCGTGCTCGTGTTCCTCGGTGACGGTGATGCCCATGAGATCACCGATGTTGATGATGGTCTGTTTTTTGCCGAACTGTGTGTTCGCCGCCCATCCGTCGTAGCCGGCGCCGTTGACGATGACGATATCCGCCGCCAGCAACTTGGCCATGTCAGCTGCGGTCGCCTCATAACCATGCGGGTCCGCGGAAGTGCTGTTGATGAGCGATGTCACCTCGACACAACTGCCGCCCAGCTCTTTGGCCAGTGAACCCCATTGATTCACGGATGCCACGACGCTGATTGTCGTGCTGCAGGTGTCAGTGGCGTCTTTCGCCTGCGAGACGCCTCCTGAGGTACCAGCGCCCCCGGAGGGAGCCTTGAACAAGCCGAAACCTGCGATGACGAGCGCCATGGCAAGCAGCCCCGCACCGAAGGAGACGAGGATGGGGAACCATTTGCGAAGGACGGTGACGCTCCTTGTCTTTTCCGAGCCGGATGGCGACTCGGGAACGGTGAATCCGGCAGGAGTCATGTCTGGGCCATTCCCCGGAGGAGTCGAGGACGGATTGGGAGAAGGGTCGGTGGACGGGCTGAGATTCGGGTCAGTCACGTTCATACTCGTTTCTATATAGTGGTATTCGTTGTACCAACCGGTTGCGGCGCTGACGTTGTGCCTGCTTGCTGCGATTGGCATGTCATCAGGAAGACCGATGATTCAATCACTATAGATAATGATTATCGTTTAAGTCAAATACCGTATTCGCTTCCGGTGCCGACACCACAAGCACGCATCAGCAGTTAGGACTCGGTCTTCGAGACAAGCCTGCACTATCCCCTGTATCGTTGTTCACACGAGCCCTTTGCCCACAATGACCCACACAATGGACCCACACAATGACCCACAAGTTTAGGGGACGCCATGACGATGCGCTCTCTCCCGAATCTGCTGAGTGCAATGCGCATACTCTGCGCAGCGGCACTCCCCCTGATCACCGGTGACACTCGACTGTGGCTCTGCGTATACGCAGTCGCAGGAATCAGCGACGTTCTGGACGGCTACGTCGCACGCCGCCGTCATCTCGAATCATCTATGGGCGCGCTGCTGGACAGCGGTGCAGACACGCTGTTCATACTGGCAAGCATGGCTTCATTCCTGCGTATCTTCCCCTGGCCATCCTGGCTGACGGCTTGGTTCTGCGCCCTAGCCTTCATCAAGCTCACTACCGCAGGCCTTGGCTGGTACAAGTACCGGACCCTGGCATTCATACATACTCGGATGAATAAAATCAGCGGAATCGTTGTGTTCTTCACTCCTCCGGCCATACTGCTCTCCGGCTCCGCGACTTGGGCCGTTCTGACCTGCCTTGTTGCATCCTTCGCCAGCATCGAGGAACTGTGCATCACCATCGTCTCATCGAGCCACTCACCCAATGTGCCGTCACTCCGGGCGGTATGCCGTGCGACGAGCCGCGAGGACACACAGTCGCCATGCATTCTGCGGCATCGCATGCAGCGCAACGGTCAGGGCGTATACTCGTCTGACAACGCGGCCGGCCGGGACGATGTCCGTCATCGGCACCTCGCGGGTACCGAAACGATACGGGAGACAAGCTCCAACAAGCCTGATGCCAGTCCGGAAAGGACACACGACGATGTTTGACATGCTGGTCAATCTCAACGACGACAGCGTTTTCAACAACCTGGTCATCAACAGCGCGGTTCCGGACGAGGACCGGTATCGAATCGTACGCACTCCCGGCATTCTCGGCGATGCCGTGGCGGACTTCGTCAGGAGCGAGTTCGGAGGCTTCTGGGCATCGGAAACACGTCGTTCACTGTACAGCACTCCATCCGACAGCTATGTGGCACTCCTGGACGGCCGTGTCGTGGGCTTCTGCGCGTTCAACGCCACCGCCAAAGCCTTCTTCGGCCCCACCGGAGTGCATCATGATCATCGCGGAAAAGGCATCGGCCGGATACTGCTGATAAACGCCCTGCTGACGATGAAATCGGAAGGCTACGCCTATACGATCATCGGCGGGGTTGACGAAGCGGCAGAATTCTATGAACGCTCGGTTCATGCCACCCGCATCGAAGGTTCCGAACTGCACAGCGTATACACCCATATGGGAATCTCCTTTTAGCGCAGCAATCCGTTCGGAGCAGCTGTCACAGATGCAGTGTCATCACGCCGTGAATCATCAGTTCGACTCCGATGCATAGAATCAGAAACCCGATGACACGGACCAGTGCGCCGATGCCCGTCGGACCGAGCTTGTCGACCAAAGGGGTCCCCCACATCAGCAGCGCGGCGATGGCCACGGCGATGATCGCTACGGCCACGACGATCGCAACACGTTCTGTCGGGTTCGGATACCTTGCAGCCAGCGCAATCACTTCGCCGATTGCACCGGGACCTGCTATCAACGGCAGAGCCATGGGCGTGAAGGAAATATCGTCCTTGATCTTCGCATGGTCGTGCTCGCTTTTGGAGAGCGGGTGCGTCGGGTTCAGCATCCCGAGACCGGAATGGGCGACGACGAAACCCCCGGCTATCTGAATCGCGGGAAGACTCAGCCCGAAGACACTGAGAATCAAGGAACCGAGCACCGCAAACACTGCGAGAATGACGAACACGTTGATACCTGTTTTCAATCCTTGTCTGCGCACATCTGCCCGCTCGTACCCGGCGGTCAGACCCGCATAGGTGGCCAGAGCGCCCACCGGATTCACTATGGGCAACAAGGCCAGAACGGCGGCACTCAGAACACTCAGGAACATCGACATGCTCACGATGATACCCGAAGGATTCCGGGTGCCACCGGCACGACTACCCTTGAGGTATGAGAATCCTGCTGCAGCGCGTGCGGTCCGCTCGAGTGACGGTCGTTCAGAACGATGCCGATACCGATGTCGCTGTTTCGGCCACGGCCGAAGCAGCGGCGGAAAGGTCCGAAGAATCCCAGTCCATTGATTCCGGATTGCTGCTTCTGGTCGGAGTTCAGGACTCCGACACCGATGCGGAAATCGCATGGATGGTTCACAAGGTTGCAAATCTGCGCATCTTCGAGGATTCGGAGGGCAAGATGAACCGTTCCCTGCTTCAGACCGGAGGCTCTGTGCTGTCGGTGTCCCAATTCACGCTGTATGCCGACACCCGCAAAGGCAACCGACCAAGTTTCATGCATGCCGGTCGACCGGAACATGCCGAACAGATTTGGGCGAAATTCAACCTAGGGCTTGAGAGGTTGGGAATTGCCGTGCGCAGAGGGGTTTTCGGTGCGCATATGCTCGTGGAACTGCAAAACGACGGTCCTGTAACCATCATGCTTGACACCGATGATGCTCCCTCCCATCATGCCAACA
Proteins encoded:
- the essB gene encoding type VII secretion protein EssB, yielding MKISNGADTVDLERDADTIVVRLTSAQFDVHSLDTITQYMNMELGDDHEFAARVTCAVPPESISLTQAAHQASTPVQRLQLAQQVLSCAANAEHKFVLAFLHPQNIYIVGGSAILAYHGLLHLVTPQTCTDDQYLSQVKALVLSVFHPDTVFSELTVAAGAVQDDLSSKVLECTSLAELRDFIDARLVEAIRDQRSSKSLVNKKAMIATVAVSVVAVLLSLVFGWCTFRAYSTTIPLQEAVISAHEDFLNQSYDQTQHDLQGYAPSQLPKSARYILAASAINLADLTMTQKQTLLHTLSPKTDDNTLNYWVYTGRGDFAHALNLAQNLGDDQLTLLAYINQYQVAKLDGSMDGATKQKTLSDLEKKINDLTAKVSGSKDSSAQ
- a CDS encoding EsaB/YukD family protein, with amino-acid sequence MSDTSHIDISVEVQDEQFDMRVPREVTFGRLGTLIVQSLREEGVVVPSPWELKIEQKDFSLESSDWVSDFAVADGDMFVVEPNMQERKQ
- the esaA gene encoding type VII secretion protein EsaA, with amino-acid sequence MKFGNNTSNRISGLGNGPSKKPHIRLPLAGTVLLVLAIGLLAAMTLTGSNGNGQTYNHPTIALVNEDTGGKFNNATYDFGEQFAHVVQDDSTYQWQMVSRNVADKAFADGSIQGVVYLPQSFSHDILTLQDLNPTKSRVDYKVSADQSVSSRNTVQSKLNNTLRDFNTRVVRMYYASVAGSVADAQTNMTTVVNDQHALTDTMKNDISTPLSTTVKAYQGASIQTTGLRDMNRSWINQQNGFTQATTQTLQSSASTMSAELPQVTSFFDTWNASQALLNSTNLSNANTALSQQHSADGEFYENAFNASTQNLLAGNQQWSGFSNDNDPNSLTSITNAYNTAIHTTTERLQQQSCTLESSDGCANTTDSGMIPNLRALEQQILHEYFYPETPADQLPLINSQSELDDLANTRQSDSTTPSQTNQKARSALAAKLTHSLNTHDNTVNTTYVNNLEQSVCSTLGSSDDVTVRQQAHELFAGLNGSSLSQDKIDRYNDELSLLLRYRSSQRICADSPATDLPKLIPATTNNTGEARQISKHVDVTVPANSTTTITVDNPSSTVIQVIGPQSAADLGCSMTCDNLQFTPANAQASTQTALTIVNTGESNTGNTPNQISANGSDTLKLSLNYTITVPADAPQSVLTFTQNNRTPTTQQQPMQSYVIIEPTTAAKETNVWDSSNFAPVTQLLSNLDTATSLTRVLYAAPGDTATDFTNTPSQACTTGGTVNQFNDHSCKSIYNLYNTVDGFSLSAQLGQQDVDSYQQLGASTLSSIFTTLNQATQAQDTLRNAVTTLNTTISDTDGTQSKLDDWYQKALQYISDSDSAWKQQQSAQNVASSQIWNNQQPGKAEIYYDDTNTSDLYNTISQLIDSSSQSASQTAANAQLITDNSADFDSLVKTINDTTTATSTIQTTTNKTLDQATKSLNQTTDYSNNFSRILANTRNPATDKNAIYDFLTNPLAINNQSSGQHDSWLSIDWRWPLILVIGMLIGALGLWSINALKRNKQDRRH
- a CDS encoding metal ABC transporter solute-binding protein, Zn/Mn family; the encoded protein is MNVTDPNLSPSTDPSPNPSSTPPGNGPDMTPAGFTVPESPSGSEKTRSVTVLRKWFPILVSFGAGLLAMALVIAGFGLFKAPSGGAGTSGGVSQAKDATDTCSTTISVVASVNQWGSLAKELGGSCVEVTSLINSTSADPHGYEATAADMAKLLAADIVIVNGAGYDGWAANTQFGKKQTIINIGDLMGITVTEEHEHEEHEENGHHHHGSTNPHLWFSPEAVLKASGSIVDAYQATAGKESDTAATVQRHANTWNADYAEFVALVNKARSEGIQRRYVATESIISYLLEYVGAVDNTPAAYTKSMNSEAEPTAADLNEAMAQVSSDTTDLLIVNPQAMSGFAEKLDDAAKNSDKTIISVTEQLPERHDTLLAWLTTITHQVLANDVYNGWFLTQEVKDRSLADYANEWQSVYPLLKNGSLKPVMEAKAKTGDMTVDEYTRYYDKGYASDVESITITGDSITFVRGSASVTATYEYSGYRILDYTKGNRGVRYLFTASGDLPKGAPKAVQFSDHGISAEKSAHFHIFMDDSQEQAIKEMDNWPTFYPASLNTEQVVEEMLAH
- a CDS encoding CDP-alcohol phosphatidyltransferase family protein, whose translation is MTMRSLPNLLSAMRILCAAALPLITGDTRLWLCVYAVAGISDVLDGYVARRRHLESSMGALLDSGADTLFILASMASFLRIFPWPSWLTAWFCALAFIKLTTAGLGWYKYRTLAFIHTRMNKISGIVVFFTPPAILLSGSATWAVLTCLVASFASIEELCITIVSSSHSPNVPSLRAVCRATSREDTQSPCILRHRMQRNGQGVYSSDNAAGRDDVRHRHLAGTETIRETSSNKPDASPERTHDDV
- a CDS encoding GNAT family N-acetyltransferase; this translates as MFDMLVNLNDDSVFNNLVINSAVPDEDRYRIVRTPGILGDAVADFVRSEFGGFWASETRRSLYSTPSDSYVALLDGRVVGFCAFNATAKAFFGPTGVHHDHRGKGIGRILLINALLTMKSEGYAYTIIGGVDEAAEFYERSVHATRIEGSELHSVYTHMGISF
- a CDS encoding MarC family protein; the encoded protein is MSMFLSVLSAAVLALLPIVNPVGALATYAGLTAGYERADVRRQGLKTGINVFVILAVFAVLGSLILSVFGLSLPAIQIAGGFVVAHSGLGMLNPTHPLSKSEHDHAKIKDDISFTPMALPLIAGPGAIGEVIALAARYPNPTERVAIVVAVAIIAVAIAALLMWGTPLVDKLGPTGIGALVRVIGFLILCIGVELMIHGVMTLHL
- the dtd gene encoding D-aminoacyl-tRNA deacylase, translating into MRILLQRVRSARVTVVQNDADTDVAVSATAEAAAERSEESQSIDSGLLLLVGVQDSDTDAEIAWMVHKVANLRIFEDSEGKMNRSLLQTGGSVLSVSQFTLYADTRKGNRPSFMHAGRPEHAEQIWAKFNLGLERLGIAVRRGVFGAHMLVELQNDGPVTIMLDTDDAPSHHANKRED